A stretch of Candidatus Eisenbacteria bacterium DNA encodes these proteins:
- a CDS encoding PTS sugar transporter subunit IIA — translation MAEPSRILNYVDERFFVRDLRAKSKDGVLKELAEYLSQDKDVRDATLVLEMLRKRESLGSTAIGSGVAIPHGRTLAIASIKVLFARHQKGIDFESPDGAPVHLFFAIVAPPQDRNNEYLPLLGTIAELVKEKKVRGMLMKAATFADLRQILEGWGDE, via the coding sequence ATGGCCGAACCGTCCAGGATTCTCAACTACGTCGATGAGCGTTTCTTCGTCCGCGATCTCCGGGCGAAGTCCAAGGATGGCGTCCTCAAGGAGCTTGCCGAGTATCTTTCCCAGGACAAGGATGTGCGGGACGCGACCCTCGTGCTCGAGATGCTCCGCAAGCGCGAGAGCCTCGGATCGACGGCGATCGGCAGCGGCGTGGCGATTCCGCACGGGCGGACCCTCGCGATCGCGAGTATCAAGGTCCTCTTCGCCAGGCACCAGAAGGGGATCGATTTCGAGTCGCCCGACGGGGCTCCCGTTCACCTCTTCTTCGCAATCGTTGCCCCCCCGCAGGACCGCAACAACGAGTACCTCCCGCTCCTGGGGACGATCGCCGAGCTCGTCAAGGAGAAGAAGGTGCGCGGGATGCTGATGAAGGCGGCGACGTTCGCCGATCTGCGCCAGATCCTCGAGGGATGGGGCGATGAGTGA
- a CDS encoding SH3 domain-containing protein, producing the protein MKPFERSSSVPRAWAGGTVAERGRGRPAGGGRRLRPLLAATLLLALSGWTGSGAASRGEADRLFREAAKQYEEQRFAQSLETYRGVLAAGYASPELLLNLGNASYRAGEPGWAVYYYELARRRSPSDPDIASNIRLAQRAALGAEPVMEGSALLDLLGRAQNRLTARQTVWVGAGLLWIAMTLLAVSWHWTPVGRRRLLPAAALIAASLGALLLATKIAQVSFAPDALVVEAASARAEPSDDATVEFRLPAGSPVQLARRAPGWQEVVLSKSLRGWVRYEEVADFARPR; encoded by the coding sequence ATGAAGCCGTTCGAGAGGTCCTCGAGTGTGCCGCGCGCCTGGGCCGGAGGGACCGTGGCTGAGCGCGGAAGAGGCCGACCTGCGGGTGGCGGACGCCGGCTTCGGCCGCTCTTGGCGGCGACCCTTCTCCTGGCTCTCTCTGGATGGACCGGGAGCGGTGCCGCCTCGCGCGGCGAGGCGGACCGCCTCTTCCGCGAAGCGGCGAAGCAGTACGAGGAGCAGCGATTCGCGCAGTCGCTCGAGACCTATCGCGGCGTGCTGGCCGCGGGCTACGCTTCCCCTGAACTCCTCCTGAATCTCGGCAACGCCTCATACAGGGCCGGCGAGCCCGGATGGGCAGTCTACTACTATGAGCTGGCCAGACGCCGCTCCCCCTCGGATCCTGACATAGCGAGCAACATCCGCTTGGCGCAGAGGGCCGCCCTGGGCGCGGAACCGGTCATGGAGGGCTCGGCCTTGCTGGACTTGCTGGGCCGCGCGCAGAACCGTTTGACGGCGCGTCAGACGGTCTGGGTCGGCGCGGGGCTCCTCTGGATCGCGATGACCCTCCTCGCCGTCTCATGGCACTGGACGCCGGTGGGGCGCCGGCGGCTCCTGCCGGCGGCCGCGCTGATCGCGGCGTCGCTCGGAGCGCTTCTCCTGGCCACGAAGATCGCGCAAGTGTCCTTCGCTCCCGACGCCCTTGTGGTTGAGGCGGCCTCCGCGCGCGCGGAGCCGTCGGATGACGCCACCGTCGAGTTCCGCCTTCCCGCCGGAAGCCCCGTGCAGCTCGCCCGGCGGGCGCCCGGATGGCAGGAGGTTGTTCTGTCGAAGAGCCTGCGCGGCTGGGTTCGCTACGAGGAAGTCGCCGACTTCGCCCGCCCGCGTTGA